A genomic segment from Bartonella ancashensis encodes:
- a CDS encoding peptide chain release factor 3, with protein sequence MDHREKEVKRRRTFAIIAHPDAGKTTLTEKLLLFGGAIQLAGEVKAKKDRIKTRSDWMNIERDRGISVVTSVMTFEYEDHIFNLLDTPGHEDFADDTYRTLTAVDSAIMVLDGARGIEPRTLKLFEVCRMRNIPIVTFVNKMDREACDPLNILDEIEEKLALDTAPVTWPVGVGKYFAGTFDLHRNSFRQRDDEVTARIISGSSEIAGILPEDQRDFFIEGAELARSACKKFNLQDFYEGHMTPVYFGSALRNFGVRDLINAFVDFGPIPRDQVADQRMVTANEPKMTGFVFKIQANMDPNHRDRIAFFRICSGTLERGMKTKLVRTGKPITLSAPQFFFARSRQIADQAYAGDVVGIPNHGTLRIGDTLTEGEDIRFKGVPNFAPEILRRVCLHDPMKAKKLKEALQQMAEEGVVQLFVPDDGSPSLIGVIGALQIDVLMERLRGEYSLLVNFESSRFSVCRWISAESKEALQDFIVNHRSSIAYDLDNDPVFLAENNFSLNYEAERSPKIQFAPFKDYQTCSV encoded by the coding sequence ATGGATCATAGGGAAAAAGAAGTAAAGCGGCGGCGTACATTTGCGATTATTGCTCACCCTGATGCAGGGAAAACGACGTTGACGGAAAAGCTTTTGCTGTTTGGTGGTGCTATTCAACTTGCTGGTGAGGTAAAAGCAAAAAAAGATCGTATCAAAACACGTTCTGATTGGATGAATATTGAACGTGATCGTGGCATTTCCGTTGTAACATCAGTGATGACTTTCGAATATGAGGATCATATCTTTAATTTGTTGGATACTCCAGGTCACGAAGATTTTGCGGATGATACCTATCGTACTCTTACGGCTGTTGATAGTGCTATCATGGTTTTAGATGGTGCACGTGGGATTGAACCAAGAACGCTAAAATTATTTGAAGTGTGTCGGATGCGAAATATTCCCATTGTTACTTTTGTTAACAAAATGGATCGTGAAGCATGTGATCCCCTAAATATTTTAGATGAAATTGAAGAAAAACTTGCACTTGATACAGCGCCTGTTACATGGCCCGTTGGTGTAGGTAAGTATTTTGCAGGAACATTTGATCTTCATCGGAACAGTTTTCGTCAACGTGATGATGAGGTAACCGCGCGAATAATTTCCGGATCCAGTGAGATTGCCGGTATACTTCCTGAAGATCAACGTGATTTTTTTATTGAGGGAGCAGAACTTGCTCGTTCTGCTTGTAAAAAATTCAATTTGCAAGATTTTTATGAAGGACATATGACACCGGTTTATTTTGGTTCTGCTTTACGTAATTTTGGTGTTCGTGATTTGATTAATGCATTTGTTGATTTTGGTCCAATTCCCCGTGATCAAGTAGCGGATCAACGCATGGTTACTGCTAATGAACCAAAAATGACAGGATTTGTTTTTAAAATTCAGGCGAATATGGATCCCAATCATCGTGATCGTATTGCCTTTTTTCGAATATGTTCAGGAACACTTGAACGTGGTATGAAAACAAAATTAGTACGGACAGGAAAACCCATAACGCTTTCGGCTCCGCAGTTTTTCTTCGCTCGTTCGCGTCAAATTGCTGATCAAGCTTATGCTGGTGATGTAGTAGGTATTCCCAATCATGGAACTTTGCGTATCGGTGATACGTTAACTGAAGGGGAAGATATCCGCTTTAAAGGTGTGCCAAATTTTGCACCAGAAATTTTACGTCGTGTTTGTTTACATGATCCGATGAAAGCAAAAAAGCTTAAGGAAGCTTTACAACAAATGGCTGAAGAAGGAGTTGTTCAGTTATTTGTTCCTGATGATGGATCACCCTCCCTTATCGGCGTCATTGGTGCTTTGCAGATTGATGTTTTAATGGAACGCCTTAGAGGGGAATATTCTTTGTTGGTAAATTTTGAATCATCACGATTTAGTGTATGTCGTTGGATTTCCGCGGAAAGCAAGGAGGCTCTTCAGGATTTTATTGTGAATCATCGATCTTCCATCGCTTACGATTTAGATAATGATCCTGTTTTTTTAGCAGAAAATAATTTTTCCCTAAATTATGAAGCAGAACGGTCTCCTAAAATACAATTTGCACCCTTTAAAGATTATCAAACATGCTCAGTATGA
- the trxA gene encoding thioredoxin → MACIKIDNSNFDSTVLSSSIPVVVDFWAEWCNPCKRIAPILDELSNEMHDNVKIAKVNIDECPELATQYGVRSIPTLLLFKDGKVSSNIVGAASKGRISEWIKDHIR, encoded by the coding sequence ATGGCATGTATAAAAATTGACAATAGTAATTTCGATAGCACAGTTCTTAGTTCTTCAATCCCCGTTGTAGTCGATTTTTGGGCAGAATGGTGCAACCCTTGTAAAAGGATTGCACCTATTCTTGATGAACTTTCAAACGAAATGCATGACAATGTTAAAATTGCTAAAGTGAACATTGATGAGTGCCCGGAACTGGCTACCCAATATGGAGTGCGTTCAATTCCAACCTTATTGCTCTTCAAAGACGGAAAAGTGTCTTCTAATATTGTTGGTGCAGCATCTAAGGGACGTATTTCTGAATGGATAAAAGACCATATTCGTTAA
- the addA gene encoding double-strand break repair helicase AddA, with amino-acid sequence MTLFSIPQAALDAQTTATDPTTNVWVSANAGSGKTHVLSERVIRLLLNGTPPARILCLTYTKAAAAVMQSRIFRTLSNWSELNDSQLQDTLSRFENKPVNMQKLAHARRLFAYALETPGGLKIQTIHAFCESLLHQFSLEANIVGHFDLLDDVNQKKLLQQARYQLLTCHDAQPILKQLFKTISENTFNQLLREATLKQNEFSDFLSLILSQNGEKQLRKIFNLESDETKQSLLEKIQQTALLSPFAMTHCQTYNSPKAQNIIAQFKQLEIASDETNIINLVSGIYLNITGKPRNFSHIFSKSSDEIWPFVKKEIEEKQSLLSVLLDKYQCTKLIALNMAAFQLCSIYLKIYTNLKKENSLLDFDDLIKHTLHLLQRKGANQWVHYKLDRGIDHILLDEAQDTNPEQWKIIQLLAQEFFTGDNQRTNIRTIFAVGDEKQSIYSFQGAAPENFSENGRMIQRKVQQVHKKFEKIQLNYSFRSTADILKSVDLVFEQPENYRGLSADNAKTVHEPIRIHSPGEVIIWDAISPKTDTLPDDWSLAVDHLDTPEICLAEQIATTISDWLRKGEMLPAKGRLLKASDIMVLVRKRDQFVPALSRALKLRNIPVAGTDRLQLTSHISVRDLIALARFVLHPKDDLSLACILKSPLFAFNEEMLYQLAVQRTGSLWQSLGAHAKNSELFNAAFKNLEKYRTLVDQMPVFEFYSHVLNNDKGRQKILSRLGSEANEVLDAFMNYTLTIQKTGLPGLQAFLETLSVDKPEIKRELDQNHEEVRIMTVHAAKGLESAVVFLVDSGNAIWNAHYTPHLLKLPLNDRHAFIWRPNSEFKMKPIETALLHLKERAEEEYKRLLYVGMTRAEDRLIVCGYSQKRKIPDTWLHLVKKALESNSIPIEGPTEDISAWRYSTTPVATPLTIQEESHHANQTFPPLPSFFHDGIPTESALPKLLSLSVTDFSSKIETKFLSNQQHPNFSPISKKENTNEISHIEYGNIVHRLLQYLPNCHPQERRKYAQRYLKAKASHWSEKQKENALNDIWKILENTHLKLLFSDSSRAEVSLMGMVKIHGKQQMIHGQIDRLYVNQENIIFADFKTGTLPKDETDIPLAYLRQMALYQQLLQNIYPDKNIQAFLIYSKQAKIFLLSFEKLNTLIV; translated from the coding sequence ATGACTCTATTTTCTATTCCCCAAGCAGCTCTCGATGCACAAACAACCGCTACAGATCCAACAACAAATGTATGGGTTTCTGCAAATGCAGGATCTGGAAAAACACATGTTCTAAGTGAACGCGTTATTCGCCTACTCTTAAACGGTACACCCCCTGCACGAATTTTATGTCTTACTTATACAAAAGCTGCTGCAGCTGTTATGCAATCGCGTATTTTTCGTACCCTTTCAAATTGGAGTGAACTCAACGACAGCCAGCTCCAAGACACACTATCACGGTTCGAAAATAAACCTGTAAACATGCAAAAACTTGCCCATGCACGTCGACTTTTTGCCTATGCTTTGGAAACACCAGGTGGCTTAAAAATCCAAACCATTCACGCATTTTGTGAGTCTTTACTACATCAATTTTCGCTAGAAGCCAACATTGTAGGCCATTTCGATCTATTAGATGATGTCAATCAAAAAAAATTACTACAACAAGCTCGTTATCAGCTTCTAACATGTCATGATGCACAACCAATATTAAAACAATTATTTAAAACTATTAGCGAAAATACATTTAATCAATTACTGCGTGAAGCAACCCTAAAACAAAATGAATTTTCTGATTTTTTATCCTTAATCCTTTCTCAAAATGGGGAAAAGCAATTACGTAAAATTTTTAACTTAGAGTCCGATGAAACAAAACAGAGCCTTCTGGAAAAAATCCAACAAACTGCCCTATTATCTCCTTTCGCAATGACACATTGTCAAACCTACAACTCACCAAAAGCTCAGAATATAATTGCACAATTTAAACAGCTAGAGATCGCTTCTGATGAAACAAACATCATCAATCTTGTTTCAGGAATCTATTTGAATATTACAGGTAAACCGAGAAATTTTTCCCATATTTTTTCAAAAAGTTCAGATGAAATTTGGCCTTTTGTAAAAAAAGAAATTGAAGAAAAACAATCCCTTCTTTCTGTTCTGCTAGATAAATATCAATGTACGAAACTTATTGCACTTAACATGGCTGCTTTTCAGCTTTGTTCTATCTATCTTAAAATTTATACAAATTTAAAAAAGGAAAATAGTTTACTAGATTTTGACGACCTGATTAAGCATACACTCCACTTATTGCAACGCAAAGGTGCAAACCAATGGGTGCACTATAAACTTGATCGTGGTATTGATCATATTCTTCTTGATGAAGCGCAAGACACCAATCCAGAACAATGGAAAATTATTCAACTTCTGGCTCAAGAATTCTTCACAGGTGATAATCAACGCACCAATATACGGACGATTTTTGCTGTTGGTGATGAAAAACAATCTATTTATTCTTTTCAAGGTGCAGCGCCTGAAAATTTTTCTGAAAATGGACGAATGATCCAAAGGAAAGTTCAACAAGTTCACAAAAAATTTGAAAAAATACAGTTAAATTATTCTTTCCGTTCAACAGCTGACATTCTTAAAAGTGTTGATCTCGTATTTGAACAACCAGAAAATTATAGAGGTCTCTCAGCAGATAACGCAAAAACGGTACATGAACCCATTCGAATCCATAGCCCAGGCGAGGTTATCATATGGGATGCTATATCACCAAAAACAGATACACTTCCTGATGATTGGTCTTTAGCCGTTGATCATTTGGATACACCTGAAATATGTTTAGCAGAACAAATCGCCACAACCATTTCTGATTGGTTAAGAAAAGGCGAAATGCTCCCGGCAAAAGGACGCCTGTTAAAAGCCAGCGACATTATGGTTTTAGTTCGCAAGCGTGATCAATTTGTACCAGCGCTTTCCCGAGCACTCAAACTCCGCAATATTCCTGTGGCTGGAACTGACCGTTTGCAATTAACTAGTCACATTAGTGTACGTGATTTAATAGCACTTGCACGCTTCGTCCTTCATCCCAAAGATGACCTTTCCCTTGCGTGCATTTTAAAAAGCCCTCTTTTTGCATTTAATGAAGAAATGCTTTATCAACTGGCAGTTCAACGCACAGGATCGCTCTGGCAAAGTCTTGGTGCTCATGCAAAGAATAGTGAATTATTTAATGCAGCTTTCAAAAATTTGGAAAAATATCGCACCTTGGTTGATCAAATGCCTGTTTTTGAGTTTTACAGTCATGTTCTTAACAACGATAAAGGACGACAAAAAATCCTTTCCCGCTTGGGATCTGAAGCTAACGAAGTCCTTGATGCTTTCATGAATTATACCCTCACTATTCAAAAAACTGGTTTACCAGGATTGCAGGCCTTTCTAGAAACACTCAGTGTAGATAAACCGGAAATTAAGCGTGAGCTTGATCAAAATCACGAAGAAGTGCGTATTATGACTGTCCATGCAGCAAAAGGACTTGAAAGTGCTGTTGTCTTTTTAGTTGACTCAGGTAATGCAATCTGGAACGCACATTACACACCGCATTTGCTGAAACTTCCCCTAAATGATAGACACGCTTTTATCTGGCGTCCCAATTCAGAATTTAAAATGAAACCGATTGAGACAGCACTTTTGCATCTAAAAGAACGTGCTGAAGAAGAATATAAACGCCTTCTTTATGTAGGAATGACACGTGCTGAAGATCGATTAATTGTTTGTGGCTATAGTCAAAAACGGAAAATACCTGACACATGGTTACATTTGGTAAAAAAGGCCCTTGAATCCAACTCAATACCCATAGAAGGTCCCACAGAAGATATCTCTGCCTGGCGTTATTCTACTACACCTGTTGCTACTCCTCTAACAATTCAAGAAGAATCTCATCATGCAAACCAAACATTCCCACCCTTACCTTCTTTTTTTCATGATGGCATACCTACAGAATCGGCTTTACCAAAACTCCTAAGTCTCTCTGTTACTGATTTTTCTTCAAAAATAGAAACCAAATTCCTTTCTAACCAACAACACCCTAATTTTTCGCCTATTTCAAAAAAAGAAAATACCAACGAAATCTCTCACATTGAATATGGCAACATAGTGCACAGATTGCTACAATACCTCCCTAACTGCCATCCTCAAGAACGTCGAAAATATGCCCAGCGTTATCTCAAAGCTAAGGCTTCTCATTGGTCTGAAAAACAAAAGGAAAATGCTCTTAACGATATTTGGAAAATCTTGGAGAATACACATCTTAAATTGCTCTTCTCAGATTCCTCACGTGCTGAAGTTTCACTCATGGGGATGGTAAAAATCCACGGTAAACAGCAAATGATTCATGGCCAAATCGATCGCTTATATGTCAATCAAGAGAATATTATTTTTGCCGATTTTAAAACTGGCACTCTACCAAAAGATGAAACAGATATTCCTCTGGCATATTTAAGACAAATGGCCCTTTATCAACAATTGCTGCAAAATATTTACCCTGATAAAAATATTCAAGCCTTTCTTATTTACAGTAAACAAGCAAAAATATTCCTGCTATCTTTTGAAAAACTTAACACCCTCATTGTGTAA
- the addB gene encoding double-strand break repair protein AddB, producing the protein MNNFDTSTLKSCETHYRPRVFSISFGTPFLSHFVDALTSGTLIPNFAQNEDIQFALADTTIYVPTRRAARALRTTFIEKSRTQSSLLPTILPLGSMVENFSFFADHPTNDLEIDPPIKENERLLLLACLIRPWREKLPAHLCTMLGIEDAIIPTNTADAIWLAQELAHLMDEVETESATWSKLSEIAPDMIAEWWQITLHFLTIITQNWPQILKEKQKSNPAEWRNKILKIQADALQRTQSDKPIIAAGATGSIPAVANLLKVIASLPKGAVVLPGLDLHMDEAQWNTLKINEEKTADFPFKGEISAFSHPQYHLKKLLSLMECPRTHVIEIGQQSAIKKKRAALLSEALRPASTTDQWLKIVRDDYENVCADWSFIEATNEHEEALAISIALRHAIEEPKKTAALITNDRHLARRVAAELQRFGIEANDSGGIPLAQTLPVTLLRLLLNNLFKPGDPVAFLSLLKHPLTTLGQDRSHLREMVENFELLVLRGNNNHIHLCACDKFFETWVKKQSHHTLNEILDQQKNEEARFLCNLLIKAIEPLTSLMKQGKECSVNEVTLATIEVFNNFGCDNNNSFMQLYHSEAGKTLSNFLHELIHDQSGLKFHLYEWPAVFSALIAPHSVSPSPGGHARLFIWGTLESRLQTVDTVVMGGLNEGSWPITTRNDAFLSRPMKMALTLDPPEKRIGISAHDFQYAMGMNKVILSRAARVNHIPSVPSRWLQRLETVVGKQVWEQINKRGKIFLHWAKMIDATENVIPAKRPYPIPPLDVRPYNFFITEVETLRRNPYAIYAKKILNLKPLKPLTHNLSDTERGTLYHNILAIFCTHVKNPNASNALEMLLAIGRSEFDKLNLPSDIETLWWLMFENFAPLFIQWEQSLSPRERYAEVEARKTPIGTTGITLSGRADRLDILPDKMVEIIDFKTNTPPSSTQVLSLLYPQLALEAALLMQGAFAGFKKLTPSNLLYIPLKGQDEIKPQSIILNKKIKSQKSAVDLGKEAWERLIALMEHYKNPQNGYLAYALPSHNRYEGDYDHLARVSEWSNDIHKIGVT; encoded by the coding sequence GTGAATAATTTTGATACATCTACTCTGAAATCTTGTGAGACCCACTATCGGCCACGTGTATTTTCTATTTCTTTCGGAACGCCGTTTTTATCACATTTTGTTGACGCTCTTACCTCCGGCACTCTTATCCCTAATTTTGCACAAAATGAAGATATTCAATTCGCTCTTGCTGATACTACGATCTATGTGCCAACACGTCGTGCTGCCCGTGCTCTACGAACAACTTTCATTGAAAAAAGTCGCACACAATCTAGTCTCCTACCAACCATTCTCCCCCTAGGGAGCATGGTTGAAAACTTTTCTTTTTTTGCTGATCATCCTACTAATGATTTGGAGATTGACCCTCCTATAAAAGAAAATGAACGTCTTCTTCTCCTAGCATGCCTCATTCGTCCGTGGCGTGAAAAATTACCTGCTCATTTATGTACTATGTTAGGTATAGAAGATGCAATTATTCCTACAAATACTGCCGATGCGATTTGGCTTGCTCAAGAGCTTGCACATTTAATGGATGAGGTTGAAACAGAATCTGCAACTTGGTCAAAACTTTCAGAAATTGCACCTGATATGATCGCTGAGTGGTGGCAAATAACACTCCATTTTTTAACTATTATCACGCAAAATTGGCCACAAATTCTAAAAGAAAAACAAAAAAGCAACCCAGCTGAATGGCGCAACAAAATCTTAAAAATACAAGCAGATGCCTTACAACGTACACAATCCGATAAACCCATCATTGCCGCCGGAGCAACAGGTTCTATTCCCGCAGTTGCTAATCTTTTAAAAGTTATTGCTTCCCTTCCTAAAGGAGCTGTTGTTCTTCCAGGGCTTGATTTACATATGGATGAAGCACAATGGAATACACTAAAAATCAACGAAGAAAAAACTGCAGATTTTCCTTTCAAAGGTGAAATTTCTGCCTTTAGTCACCCTCAGTATCATCTAAAAAAACTCTTATCTCTCATGGAATGCCCACGCACCCACGTAATAGAAATAGGTCAACAAAGTGCAATAAAGAAAAAACGTGCCGCTCTACTGTCAGAGGCGTTACGACCAGCTTCCACAACAGACCAATGGCTAAAAATTGTACGAGATGATTATGAAAATGTTTGTGCGGACTGGTCATTTATTGAGGCAACAAATGAACATGAAGAAGCCCTCGCTATTTCTATTGCTTTACGCCATGCTATTGAAGAGCCCAAAAAAACTGCAGCTCTCATTACAAATGATCGCCATTTAGCACGCCGTGTTGCAGCTGAACTACAACGTTTTGGAATCGAAGCCAATGATTCTGGTGGAATACCACTCGCGCAGACATTGCCCGTAACATTACTACGGCTTCTCTTAAATAATCTATTCAAACCTGGAGATCCTGTCGCTTTTCTTTCTCTTCTGAAACATCCTTTAACAACTTTAGGGCAGGATCGCTCCCATCTTCGAGAAATGGTAGAAAATTTCGAACTTCTCGTTTTACGAGGAAATAATAACCACATTCATCTTTGTGCATGTGATAAATTTTTTGAAACTTGGGTAAAAAAACAATCTCATCACACTTTAAATGAAATCCTTGACCAACAAAAAAATGAGGAAGCACGCTTTCTCTGTAATCTTTTGATAAAGGCTATTGAACCTCTCACATCTCTCATGAAACAAGGAAAAGAATGTTCCGTTAATGAAGTGACCCTAGCAACTATCGAAGTTTTTAATAATTTTGGATGTGATAACAACAACTCTTTCATGCAACTTTATCATTCAGAGGCAGGAAAAACCTTATCTAATTTCTTGCATGAATTGATCCATGACCAATCAGGGTTAAAATTTCATCTTTACGAATGGCCAGCCGTATTCTCAGCTCTCATAGCTCCACATTCTGTAAGTCCTTCTCCTGGAGGGCATGCACGCTTATTTATTTGGGGAACTCTAGAATCACGTTTACAAACAGTAGATACCGTTGTTATGGGTGGTCTCAATGAAGGTTCATGGCCTATTACAACTCGTAATGATGCCTTTTTATCCCGACCAATGAAAATGGCATTAACTCTTGATCCCCCAGAAAAACGCATCGGTATTTCTGCACATGACTTTCAATACGCTATGGGAATGAACAAGGTAATCCTGAGCAGAGCTGCACGAGTAAATCATATTCCCTCAGTCCCTTCACGCTGGTTGCAACGCTTAGAAACGGTTGTAGGAAAGCAGGTTTGGGAACAAATTAACAAACGAGGAAAAATATTCCTTCATTGGGCAAAAATGATCGATGCAACGGAAAATGTTATCCCTGCAAAGCGGCCTTACCCTATACCACCTCTTGATGTTCGCCCTTATAACTTTTTTATTACTGAGGTAGAAACCCTTCGCCGCAATCCTTACGCAATTTATGCAAAAAAAATTCTAAACCTCAAACCACTTAAACCACTCACCCACAACCTCTCTGATACTGAAAGAGGAACATTGTACCACAACATTCTTGCAATATTTTGCACACATGTAAAAAATCCAAACGCATCCAACGCATTGGAGATGTTACTAGCTATTGGGCGCTCAGAATTTGACAAATTAAACTTACCATCTGATATTGAAACCCTTTGGTGGTTGATGTTTGAAAATTTTGCTCCTCTTTTCATCCAATGGGAACAAAGTCTTAGCCCTCGAGAACGATATGCTGAGGTAGAAGCTCGAAAAACTCCTATAGGCACAACGGGTATAACCCTCTCAGGACGCGCTGATCGTCTTGATATTTTACCTGACAAAATGGTTGAAATTATTGATTTTAAAACCAACACCCCTCCATCATCCACACAAGTACTTTCGTTATTATATCCACAATTAGCTCTAGAAGCAGCCTTGCTCATGCAAGGAGCTTTTGCAGGTTTTAAAAAACTAACTCCTTCAAATCTACTTTACATTCCCCTTAAAGGACAAGACGAAATAAAACCTCAATCAATTATCTTAAATAAAAAAATAAAAAGTCAGAAAAGTGCTGTTGATCTTGGTAAAGAGGCATGGGAACGCCTCATTGCACTGATGGAACATTATAAAAATCCACAAAACGGATATCTTGCATATGCTCTTCCCTCACACAATCGTTATGAAGGTGACTATGATCACTTGGCACGGGTATCAGAATGGTCAAATGATATTCATAAAATAGGCGTAACATGA
- the tsaE gene encoding tRNA (adenosine(37)-N6)-threonylcarbamoyltransferase complex ATPase subunit type 1 TsaE yields MNFNFFLKSEKETKFFAQDLALALKSGDLITLQGDLGTGKSTLARAIIHTLANDDTLDVPSPTFNLIQNYKLPQIEITHADFYRLSTAEEIYELGLHEIREHNILLIEWPEKGAHLLGPITFSLTLEHHKDGRCLTITSAKHATERLQRSFSIRNFLKIHGRGHVHRYFLANDASARSYECLRDNNHQEILMDAPVMQLTQITDPSYAKKMRLATDIRQFVGINQLIIDNGFTAPKIFAEDLENGFLILEDLGCEGLIDHTGKPIKERYISCSALLATFHQKLWPSSKKFPGFLLQIPNYDHQAMQAELSLLLDWYVPFKKQKGLSVEQRRDFFACWKPYLDMLIEGESTFVMRDYHSPNILWQKHKEGEERIGLIDFQDGLKGPTAYDLVSLAQDARVYISPELEAQIVNTYCHARHHASRPFNEDELRILYALAGTQRASKILGIFIQLHQQYEKSSYLKYLSYVQDYLLRNLTHPALTTLKNFYQEAGLLETGS; encoded by the coding sequence ATGAATTTTAATTTTTTTCTTAAAAGTGAAAAAGAAACAAAATTTTTTGCACAAGATTTGGCCCTTGCGTTAAAATCAGGTGATCTTATAACTCTTCAAGGTGATCTTGGAACAGGTAAATCAACACTTGCACGTGCAATTATTCATACTCTTGCTAATGATGACACTTTAGATGTTCCGAGTCCTACTTTCAATCTTATTCAAAATTATAAACTTCCACAAATTGAGATCACCCACGCTGATTTTTATCGTCTTTCCACTGCGGAAGAAATTTATGAATTAGGGCTTCACGAAATCCGTGAGCATAATATTTTGCTCATTGAGTGGCCAGAAAAAGGCGCTCATCTTTTAGGGCCTATAACTTTTTCCCTAACTTTAGAACACCACAAAGATGGACGTTGTCTCACAATTACATCTGCAAAACACGCTACTGAACGCCTGCAACGATCTTTTTCAATACGTAATTTTTTAAAAATTCATGGTCGCGGTCATGTTCATCGTTATTTTTTAGCGAACGATGCTTCAGCACGCTCATATGAATGTCTAAGAGATAACAATCATCAAGAAATTCTCATGGATGCTCCTGTCATGCAACTCACGCAGATTACAGACCCTTCCTATGCGAAAAAAATGCGTCTTGCCACCGATATTCGCCAATTCGTGGGAATTAACCAACTTATCATAGATAACGGATTTACTGCTCCTAAAATATTTGCTGAGGATCTTGAAAATGGTTTTTTAATTTTGGAAGACCTTGGATGTGAAGGACTCATAGACCACACAGGAAAACCTATAAAAGAACGTTATATTTCCTGCAGTGCGTTACTAGCTACTTTCCATCAAAAATTATGGCCTTCTAGCAAAAAATTTCCAGGATTTTTACTTCAAATACCCAATTACGATCATCAAGCCATGCAGGCAGAACTTTCTTTGTTGCTAGACTGGTACGTACCTTTTAAAAAACAAAAAGGCCTTAGTGTAGAACAACGTAGAGATTTTTTTGCTTGTTGGAAGCCTTATCTTGATATGCTCATAGAAGGAGAAAGTACCTTCGTTATGCGCGATTATCACTCACCAAATATATTGTGGCAGAAACACAAAGAGGGAGAAGAACGTATTGGCCTTATTGATTTTCAGGATGGCTTAAAAGGACCAACAGCCTATGATCTTGTCTCTTTAGCACAAGATGCACGTGTCTATATTTCTCCAGAACTTGAAGCACAAATTGTAAATACTTACTGTCACGCACGCCACCATGCATCAAGACCCTTTAATGAAGATGAATTGCGCATACTTTACGCACTCGCAGGAACCCAACGTGCTTCAAAAATTTTGGGTATTTTTATTCAATTACATCAACAATATGAAAAATCATCTTATCTTAAATACCTGTCATATGTACAAGATTATCTTCTCCGTAATCTCACGCATCCAGCTCTCACAACTTTAAAAAACTTTTATCAGGAAGCAGGTCTTCTTGAAACAGGATCATAA